The genomic interval TATGGTAATCTTTCATGGCTAGTCTCCTAAAGTCAGATTGTATTGTTCCACCAGTTGCAAGAATTGCTTGATTTGATAAATTTTCGCTTGTCCTTTGTAGTTTTGGATATTAACTAGATCGGGAATATCGGGATGAATAAATATATGATGGCTGCCATTAGTCCGCTCTAAGACAAATCCAAATCCCTCAACCAAAGAAACAAATTCGTTAAAGGAAACATTTTTCGAGCCAGCGAGGATCTTCTCGAAAGTTTTCTGCCTTTTACTCATACGGCTATTTAAATTAGTTATCGGTCAAGCCAATTACCGATGAAATTTCCACACAAACTATATCATGGATTGCCACAAACTAACTAAGGAATTAGCTCGCATTCAAACATGCGATTGGCAATTTGTGGTGCTACCCGATTAATAAAT from Roseofilum casamattae BLCC-M143 carries:
- a CDS encoding type II toxin-antitoxin system HicA family toxin — translated: MSKRQKTFEKILAGSKNVSFNEFVSLVEGFGFVLERTNGSHHIFIHPDIPDLVNIQNYKGQAKIYQIKQFLQLVEQYNLTLGD